Proteins encoded in a region of the Quercus lobata isolate SW786 chromosome 8, ValleyOak3.0 Primary Assembly, whole genome shotgun sequence genome:
- the LOC115955081 gene encoding ABC transporter G family member 10-like, with product MELPRYSPDQKTEYRIKTKKVSYKLCHQFDEIKRVCWGKQVQPNSTFILKNVSCEARPGEVMAIAGPSGAGKTTFLDILAGKIPPSRVLGHVLVNDKTMNAKHFQRISGYVTQEDVHFPFLTVRETLMYSARLKLRGGFKMATARVSELLKELGLEQIADARIGGESNRGISGGEKRRVSIGVDLVHDPAVILLDEPTSGLDSTSALHVALLLKSMATTQGKTIVLTIHQPSFRILELFDQILLLSNGYVLHHGSLHLLEQQLILAGHSIPRHVNVLEFAIEVAETLVMDIIECEVNDIEKDHEHLGGNPNQGFVDEQKLFYGNNQFKEVLILGQRFSNNIFRTKQLFLARMIQAVIVGFVLGTVFTEASNSSRKSKVQTQVGFFAFSLTYLLYSSTEGLPIYLQHRRILMRETLSGAYRISSYVIANTLVFLPFHLTVALLYSTPVYWIIGLRQDIDGFLYFTLVVWMVLLMSHAFVICFSALAPDYIMGTALIAGVMGSFFLFSGYFISRDDIPWYWIFMHYLSLFKYPFESFIINEYGGKRRCLESVQGKCFLYGDTYLIQQGLNQSRKWSNLGVMSGFILGYTFLCFLVLCYRSYRARC from the coding sequence ATGGAATTACCAAGGTATTCCCCTGACCAGAAAACTGAATATCGTATAAAGACCAAGAAAGTTTCTTACAAATTATGTCACCAATTCGACGAAATCAAACGGGTTTGTTGGGGGAAGCAAGTGCAACCCAATAGCactttcattttgaaaaatgtgagttGTGAAGCGAGACCAGGAGAGGTCATGGCCATTGCTGGCCCAAGTGGGGCAGGAAAGACCACATTTTTAGATATACTGGCTGGAAAAATCCCACCTAGTAGAGTATTGGGTCATGTCCTTGTAAACGACAAGACAATGAATGCCAAACACTTTCAGAGAATATCCGGTTATGTCACACAAGAGGATGTACATTTCCCATTTCTTACTGTTAGAGAAACTCTCATGTATAGTGCTCGTCTCAAGTTGCGAGGCGGGTTCAAAATGGCCACAGCCAGAGTCAGTGAACTGCTGAAAGAGCTTGGACTAGAGCAAATTGCCGATGCCAGAATTGGTGGTGAATCAAACCGTGGCATTTCGGGTGGTGAAAAGCGTAGAGTTTCAATCGGTGTTGATCTGGTGCATGACCCAGCTGTTATTCTGCTTGATGAACCAACATCAGGATTGGATTCCACTTCAGCTCTGCATGTTGCTTTGTTGCTGAAGTCCATGGCTACAACACAAGGTAAAACAATTGTGTTAACCATCCACCAACCCAGTTTCCGGATTCTTGAGCTATTTGATCAAATTCTGTTGTTATCAAATGGATATGTTCTTCACCATGGATCCCTGCATCTCCTGGAGCAACAGCTTATACTTGCAGGTCATTCTATTCCTCGGCATGTTAATGTGCTTGAGTTTGCCATTGAAGTGGCAGAAACCCTGGTCATGGATATAATAGAATGCGAAGTCAACGACATTGAAAAAGATCATGAGCATTTAGGAGGAAATCCTAACCAAGGTTTTGTTGATGAGCAAAAGTTATTTTACGGTAATAATCAATTCAAGGAGGTTTTAATACTGGGTCAGAGATTCTCTAACAATATTTTCAGAACAAAACAGCTCTTTCTTGCAAGAATGATACAAGCAGTGATTGTTGGATTTGTGCTTGGGACTGTATTTACAGAGGCAAGCAATAGTTCAAGAAAAAGTAAGGTGCAAACTCAAGTTGGTTTCTTCGCCTTCAGCCTCACCTACTTGTTGTATTCCTCAACTGAAGGCTTACCAATATACTTGCAACATAGAAGGATTTTAATGAGAGAAACCTTGAGTGGAGCTTACAGAATCTCTTCTTACGTTATAGCAAATACTCTTGTGTTCCTTCCTTTCCACTTAACAGTGGCTCTTCTCTACAGCACCCCAGTTTACTGGATAATTGGATTGAGGCAGGATATTGATGGTTTTCTCTACTTCACACTGGTGGTATGGATGGTTTTATTAATGTCCCATGCATTTGTTATATGTTTTAGTGCACTAGCGCCAGATTACATCATGGGGACAGCTTTAATTGCTGGGGTAATGGGGtcctttttcctcttttctggATATTTCATATCAAGGGATGACATACCTTGGTATTGgattttcatgcattatttgAGTTTGTTTAAGTACCCATTTGAGAGCTTTATCATAAATGAGTATGGAGGAAAGAGAAGATGTTTGGAGAGTGTACAAGGGAAATGCTTTTTGTATGGTGACACTTATCTGATCCAGCAAGGTTTGAATCAGTCACGAAAGTGGAGTAATTTAGGTGTGATGTCCGGGTTCATCCTTGGCTacacttttctttgttttcttgttctGTGTTACAGGTCTTACAGAGCCAGGTGCTAG
- the LOC115954465 gene encoding ABC transporter G family member 10-like, with the protein MELPTKEYYSDDQKDRYSIKTKKLSYELCHQFDEIKRVCWGKPPNNTYILKNVNCEARPGEVMAIAGPSGAGKTTLLDILAGKIPPSRVLGHVLVNDQTMNAKHFRRISGYVTQDEALFPFLTVRETLMYSARLKLQGGLKMATARVSELLKELGLEHVANARIGGESRRGISGGEKRRVSIGVDLVHDPAVLLLDEPTSGLDSTSALQVALLLKSMATTQGKTIALTIHQPGFRIIELFDQILLLSNGIVVHHGALHLLEQQLILAGHLVPLHVNVLEFAIEVAETLVMDIVESEVKDVEQGYEHLSRNPNQRHVEKHKICYCNSRFREVLILGQRFSNNIFRTKQLFVARMIQAVLVGFVLGTIFTEVSNDPRRFKLKTQVGFFAFSLTFLLSSTTDGLPIYLQERRILMRETLRGAYRISSYIIANTFVFLPFLLTVALLYATPVYWIVGLRREIDGFLYFSLVVWMVLLMSNSFVLCFSALVPDFIIGTYLIAGLMGSFFLFSGYFISREDIPWCWIFMHYLSLFKYPFECFMINEYGGEQGKKRCLVSVEGQCIEYGDSFLMQQGLKQSQKWSNLGVMLGFIIGYRFFCFLVLWYRSYRTRC; encoded by the coding sequence ATGGAATTACCAACAAAGGAATATTATTCCGATGACCAGAAAGACCGATATAGTATAAAGACCAAGAAACTTTCTTACGAATTATGTCATCAATTTGATGAAATCAAACGGGTTTGTTGGGGGAAGCCACCCAATAACACTtacattttgaaaaatgtgaattGTGAAGCGAGGCCAGGAGAAGTCATGGCCATTGCTGGCCCAAGTGGGGCAGGAAAGACCACATTGTTAGACATACTAGCTGGAAAGATCCCACCTAGTAGAGTTTTGGGTCATGTTCTTGTAAATGACCAGACAATGAATGCTAAACACTTTCGGAGAATATCTGGTTATGTCACACAAGATGAAGCTCTTTTCCCATTTCTTACTGTTAGAGAAACTCTCATGTATAGTGCCCGTCTCAAGTTGCAAGGCGGGCTCAAAATGGCCACAGCCAGAGTCAGTGAGCTACTGAAAGAGCTTGGACTAGAGCATGTTGCCAATGCCAGAATTGGTGGTGAATCAAGGCGTGGCATTTCGGGTGGTGAAAAGCGTAGAGTTTCAATTGGTGTTGATCTAGTGCATGATCCAGCTGTTCTTTTGCTCGATGAACCAACATCAGGATTGGACTCAACTTCAGCTCTGCAGGTTGCCTTGTTGCTGAAGTCTATGGCTACAACACAAGGTAAAACAATTGCGTTAACTATCCATCAACCCGGTTTCCGGATTATTGAGTTATTTGATCAAATTTTGTTGTTATCAAATGGAATAGTTGTTCACCATGGAGCCCTGCATCTACTAGAGCAACAACTTATACTTGCAGGTCATTTAGTTCCTCTGCATGTTAATGTGCTTGAGTTTGCCATTGAAGTGGCAGAAACCCTGGTCATGGATATTGTAGAAAGCGAAGTCAAAGACGTTGAACAAGGATATGAGCATTTAAGTAGAAATCCTAACCAACGTCATgttgaaaaacataaaatatgttaCTGTAACAGTCGGTTCAGGGAGGTTTTAATACTAGGTCAGAGATTCTCTAACAATATTTTCAGAACAAAACAGCTCTTTGTTGCAAGAATGATACAAGCAGTACTTGTTGGGTTTGTGCTTGGGACTATATTCACAGAGGTTAGCAATGATCCACGGAGATTTAAGCTAAAAACTCAAGTTGGTTTCTTTGCCTTCAGCCTCACCTTCTTATTGTCTTCCACAACTGATGGCTTGCCAATATACTTGCAAGAGAGAAGGATTTTAATGAGAGAAACCTTGAGAGGAGCTTATAGAATCTCTTCTTATATTATAGCGAATACTTTTGTGTTCCTTCCTTTCCTCTTAACTGTGGCTCTTCTCTACGCCACCCCAGTTTACTGGATAGTTGGATTAAGGAGGGAAATTGATGGTTTTCTCTACTTCTCACTGGTGGTCTGGATGGTTTTATTAATGTCGAATTCATTTGTTCTATGTTTTAGTGCACTAGTGCCAGATTTCATCATAGGGACATATTTAATTGCAGGGCTTATGGgatcttttttcctcttttctggGTATTTCATATCGAGGGAGGACATACCTTGGTGTTGgattttcatgcattatttgAGTTTGTTTAAGTATCCATTTGAGTGTTTTATGATAAATGAGTATGGAGGGGAGCAGGGAAAGAAAAGATGTTTGGTGAGTGTAGAAGGGCAATGCATTGAGTATGGTGATAGTTTTCTGATGCAGCAAGGTTTGAAACAGTCACAAAAGTGGAGTAACTTAGGTGTCATGCTGGGGTTCATCATTGGGTacagatttttttgttttcttgttctaTGGTACAGATCTTACAGAACCAGATGCTAG
- the LOC115955020 gene encoding uncharacterized protein LOC115955020 — translation MALCAPTHNLSLSSVKSHARSRRGYGTGMVAMAASYEYEEGQLESPKWVGQTPLSRLVRTIISFKPLYSLLKLGARNVLISTAEKKNIPWREMTKEILESDVYKELERVQNPSLVYPDYYLNSFHAYDEGNLSWLAAAEAEAATMSMARRAIPDASSLDEANEIIRGNWLQAIEQHHLQYSGNSTIRDILDVGCSVGVSTGYLADNFPSAKVTGLDLSPYFLAVAQFKEKKRSPRKNPIIWIHAKGEDTGLLSNSFDLVSMAYVLHECPENAIVNLVKEAFRLLRPGGTVALTDNSPKSKILQILENEKKSKGDESVDVNEETEAIELILFQVPECYVYIIPPRKSAASYRADEWDVNKWAWEGMLKVISKGEECIIRLEDKTTGELYARAFLRNGEPHPVEPVIDSSRYFVLRIEENIGGRLRHAFIGLGFRERTEAYDFQAALHDHMKYLNKKKTAEEMEQHYQQASSVDYSLKDGETLVLQLKSNKSGSCVKSKFFDQSLNNPSEEKGNRKESIIPIKPPPPPPAPLSPAVTVQKSPTNGPPNFNLEGTSKDEAPESTKEEAKELTSSESHSQQDIADDDFGDFQAAGSHGL, via the exons ATGGCATTGTGTGCACCTACTCACAACCTATCTCTTAGCTCAGTCAAAAGCCATGCAAGAAGTAGAAGAGGCTATGGGACTGGGATGGTTGCAATGGCAGCTTCATACGAGTACGAGGAGGGACAGTTAGAGAGCCCCAAGTGGGTTGGTCAGACCCCACTCTCTCGTCTTGTTCGAACTATCATTTCCTTCAAGCCCCTCTACTCTCTGCTCAAGCTCGGGGCTAGAAATGTCCTcatcag TACAGCTGAGAAGAAGAACATTCCATGGAGGGAAATGACAAAGGAGATTCTAGAATCAGATGTATATAAGGAGTTGGAGCGCGTTCAGAACCCTTCACTTGTATACCCAGATT ATTACCTGAATTCTTTTCATGCATATGATGAGGGCAACCTTTCATGGCTg GCTGCGGCAGAAGCAGAGGCTGCAACAATGTCAATGGCAAGACGAGCAATACCTGATGCTTCTTCCTTAGATGAAGCTAATGAAATAATACGTGGAAATTGGCTTCAAGCAATTGAGCAGCATCATCTGCAGTACTCCGGAAATTCCACGATCAGGGACATCTTAGATGTTGGATGCTCAGTTGGTGTCAGCACAGGCTATCTTGCTGACAACTTTCCATCAGCTAAAGTCACA GGTCTAGATTTGTCACCTTACTTTCTTGCTGTAGCTcaatttaaggaaaagaaaagatccCCAAGAAAGAATCCAATAATCTGGATTCATGCAAAAGGGGAGGACACGGGCTTGTTGTCCAACTCCTTTGACCTTGTTTCCATGGCTTATGTG CTTCATGAATGTCCTGAAAATGCAATAGTCAATTTAGTGAAGGAAGCATTCCGTCTCCTTCGACCAGGAGGCACAGTTGCCTTGACGGATAATTCA CCAAAGTCAAAGATCCTTCAG ATACTCGAAAAT gagaagaaatCTAAGGGTGATGAAAGCGTGGATGTGAATGAAGAAACTGAAGCAATAGAGCTTATTCTCTTCCAAGTCCCTGAATGTTACGTCTACATA ATTCCACCAAGGAAAAGTGCAGCTTCCTACag GGCTGATGAGTGGGATGTCAACAAATGGGCATGGGAGGGCATGTTGAAAGTTATTAGCAAGGGAGAAGAATGCATTATCAGACTTGAAGACAAGACCACAG GTGAACTATATGCTCGGGCTTTTTTGAGAAATGGTGAGCCACATCCAGTGGAACCTGTAATTGATAGCAGCAG ATATTTTGTTCTTCGCATAGAAGAGAACATTG GTGGTCGTCTTCGGCATGCTTTCATTGGCTTAGGGTTTCGAGAAAGAACAGAAGCTTATGATTTCCAAGCAGCCCTGCATGATCACATGAA GTAtctgaacaaaaagaaaactgcAGAAGAGATGGAACAACATTACCAGCAGGCTTCTTCAGTAGATTACAGTTTAAAAGATGGCGAGACTCTTGTGCTCCAACTGAAGAGCAAC AAAAGTGGTAGTTGTGTgaagtcaaaattttttgacCAGAGTTTGAACAATCCCTCAGAGGAAAAGGGTAACCGGAAAGAGTCCATAATTCCGATCAAACCACCACCTCCTCCCCCAGCACCACTTTCTCCTGCTGTTACTGTCCAGAAGTCTCCAACAAATGGGCCACCAAATTTCAATCTTGAGGGAACTTCCAAAGATGAGGCCCCAGAATCAACAAAAGAAGAGGCTAAAGAGCTAACTTCTTCTGAAAGTCACAGCCAACAGGATATAGCAGATGAtgattttggggattttcaagCAGCTGGGTCACATGGTCTATGA
- the LOC115956883 gene encoding uncharacterized protein LOC115956883 — protein MSGIRVVIRDHTGAVMASLAQTVAPAMQPIEIEAVAAARALEFGEEIDITEAVLEGDSEQLINSLNEGHSIASVEPLLHDATVFSSSYAKLLYSHCRRDGNRLAHSLARYSINVSSYVVWMEGVPDPLFNVVQQDVANLAS, from the coding sequence ATGAGCGGGATTAGGGTGGTTATTCGTGATCACACAGGGGCTGTTATGGCCTCTCTTGCTCAAACCGTTGCACCTGCTATGCAGCCTATTGAGATTGAAGCAGTAGCTGCTGCTCGGGCTCTGGAGTTTGGTGAGGAAATAGACATAACAGAGGCTGTACTTGAAGGTGACTCAGAGCAACTTATAAACTCACTTAACGAAGGACACTCAATTGCTTCAGTGGAGCCTTTACTTCATGATGCCACGGTTTTCTCTAGTTCTTATGCAAAATTGCTATACTCTCATTGTAGAAGAGATGGCAATAGATTAGCGCATAGTCTAGCAAGATATTCTATTAATGTCTCAAGCTAtgtagtttggatggagggagtTCCCGATCCATTATTCAATGTTGTTCAACAAGATGTAGCCAATTTGGCAAgctaa
- the LOC115954624 gene encoding transcription factor bHLH30-like gives MEPFAWSSNTMAFGSDGLMNDELLANSSMVRNGSDSSSSLVLDSERSELVEARMKLERKGGTAERTIAALKSHCEAERRRRARINSHLDTLRGLVPGAKKMDKASLLAEVISHMKELKRSAEEASDGFVIPMDFDEVIVEREDGFDGDPYSIRASLCCDFKPGLLSDLKQALNGLHLIIIRAEIATLGGRMKNVLVMTNRKEGEVNHSEVRQALRSVLDKFYSSEEFLLGTTFSNKRQKISIFNCSSSSSLGDVW, from the exons ATGGAACCTTTTGCTTGGAGTTCAAACACCATGGCCTTTGGTTCTGACGGTTTGATGAACGATGAGCTTTTGGCAAATTCTTCAATGGTAAGAAATGGGTCTGATTCATCTTCGTCTTTGGTTTTGGACAGTGAGAGAAGTGAGCTTGTGGAGGCTCGGATGAAGTTGGAGCGTAAAGGGGGTACTGCTGAGAGAACCATTGCTGCTTTGAAGAGTCACTGTGAGGCCGAGAGGCGGCGCAGAGCCCGGATTAATTCGCATCTCGATACGCTTCGGGGCCTAGTACCGGGCGCTAAGAAg ATGGACAAAGCATCATTGCTCGCTGAAGTAATCAGCCATATGAAAGAACTAAAGAGGAGTGCAGAAGAAGCTAGTGATGGTTTTGTCATACCAATGGATTTTGATGAAGTAATAGTTGAACGAGAGGATGGATTTGATGGAGACCCTTATTCAATTAGAGCATCTTTATGCTGTGATTTTAAACCTGGACTTCTGTCTGATTTGAAACAAGCACTCAATGGTCTCCATCTGATAATAATAAGAGCAGAGATTGCTACCTTGGGAGGGAGAATGAAGAATGTTTTGGTGATGACCAATCGCAAAGAAGGGGAAGTTAATCATTCTGAAGTCCGCCAGGCCCTTAGATCTGTACTGgataaattttatagttcagAGGAATTCTTATTAGGAACCACTTTTTCAAACAAGAGGCAAAAGATTTCTATATTCAATTGTTCTAGTTCATCTTCATTAGGAGATGTCTGGTGA